One genomic segment of Myxococcales bacterium includes these proteins:
- a CDS encoding DUF393 domain-containing protein, giving the protein MAHEAEVEVFYDGDCPLCMREIRMLKRRDARRAIRFTDIAAPDFDALVYGLTQADFMARIRGRDAEGRWLEGVDVFRHLYRAVGFRRLVALSEWPGVATLAEIAYEAFAKNRLRLTGRCEADACTPPARVT; this is encoded by the coding sequence ATGGCGCACGAGGCAGAGGTGGAGGTCTTCTACGACGGGGATTGCCCGCTCTGCATGCGCGAGATCCGCATGCTGAAGCGGCGCGACGCGCGGCGGGCGATCCGATTCACCGACATCGCGGCGCCCGACTTCGACGCGCTCGTGTACGGCCTCACGCAAGCCGACTTCATGGCGAGGATTCGGGGGCGCGATGCGGAAGGCCGCTGGCTGGAGGGCGTCGACGTCTTCCGTCACCTCTACCGGGCCGTTGGCTTCCGCCGACTGGTGGCGCTCAGCGAGTGGCCCGGCGTGGCGACGTTGGCGGAGATCGCCTACGAAGCGTTCGCGAAGAACCGTCTACGCCTGACGGGACGCTGCGAGGCGGACGCCTGCACGCCGCCGGCTCGCGTCACCTAG
- a CDS encoding sigma-54-dependent Fis family transcriptional regulator has protein sequence MPRDGDDKRFPSFSDEPEDLSTAFQTRLQGLPDEADATFTIHVVSGIDAGKRFVVSGSAARVLIGTGPACELRLTDRQVSRRHAAAEVVGPALELSDLASKNGTWLGTARLREVSVYGGEHLRMGDTVLFVERGAPSAQPLPAVTHFGTTLGISREMRRLFPLLERLARAQVPVVIEGETGTGKEVLAESIHAESPRKTGPFIVFDCTAVPPNLVESELFGHERGAFTGAVALRRGVFEQAHGGTLLIDEIGDLDLTMQPKLLRAIERSEVRRVGGDKWLKVDVRLLCATRRDLDREVQAGRFRDDLFHRLAVARVELPPLRKRRGDIPLLVHRFCTELGGDMSKVPAPLLAAWEEERWPGNVRELRNVVARQLALGELATLSFHDETAGPGEKAPAVQQAEWLELILARNLPLIEAREQVLAAFERRYIEHMLAYTGGNVARAAAHAGVARRYFQILKARRVGGQ, from the coding sequence ATGCCCCGCGACGGTGACGATAAGCGCTTTCCGTCGTTTTCCGACGAACCGGAGGATCTTTCAACCGCCTTCCAGACGCGCCTGCAAGGGTTGCCCGACGAGGCCGACGCGACGTTCACCATCCACGTGGTGAGCGGTATCGACGCGGGCAAGCGGTTCGTCGTGAGCGGCTCGGCGGCCCGCGTCCTCATCGGCACCGGCCCCGCGTGCGAGCTCCGGCTCACCGATCGGCAAGTCTCCAGGCGACACGCCGCCGCGGAGGTCGTCGGACCGGCCCTGGAGCTGAGCGATCTCGCGTCGAAGAACGGCACCTGGCTCGGGACCGCGCGCCTTCGCGAGGTCTCCGTCTACGGCGGAGAGCACCTTCGCATGGGCGACACCGTGCTCTTCGTCGAGCGCGGCGCTCCGAGCGCGCAGCCGCTACCGGCCGTCACGCACTTCGGAACGACCCTCGGCATCAGTCGGGAGATGAGGCGCCTCTTCCCGTTGCTCGAGCGCCTCGCTCGCGCCCAGGTTCCAGTCGTGATCGAAGGCGAGACTGGCACCGGCAAGGAGGTGCTCGCCGAGTCCATCCATGCGGAGAGCCCGCGCAAGACAGGACCGTTCATCGTCTTCGATTGCACCGCCGTCCCGCCGAACCTCGTCGAGTCGGAGCTCTTCGGTCACGAGCGCGGTGCCTTCACGGGCGCCGTCGCGCTGCGCCGAGGCGTCTTCGAGCAGGCTCACGGAGGTACCTTGCTGATCGACGAGATTGGCGATCTCGACCTTACGATGCAGCCGAAGCTCCTTCGAGCCATCGAGCGCTCCGAGGTGCGGCGCGTCGGCGGTGACAAGTGGCTCAAAGTTGACGTGCGCCTTCTATGCGCCACGCGCCGCGACCTCGATCGCGAGGTGCAAGCGGGGCGCTTTCGCGACGATCTGTTCCACCGGCTCGCGGTGGCTCGCGTCGAGCTGCCACCGCTCCGCAAGCGACGCGGTGACATTCCGCTGCTCGTGCATCGCTTCTGCACCGAGCTCGGCGGCGACATGTCGAAGGTGCCGGCGCCGTTGCTCGCGGCGTGGGAGGAGGAGCGCTGGCCCGGCAACGTTCGTGAGCTGCGCAACGTCGTCGCGAGGCAGCTTGCGCTTGGTGAGCTGGCGACGCTGAGCTTCCACGACGAGACCGCCGGACCCGGCGAGAAGGCGCCGGCGGTGCAGCAGGCCGAGTGGCTCGAGCTCATCTTGGCCAGGAACCTGCCGCTCATCGAGGCACGCGAGCAGGTCCTCGCGGCGTTCGAGCGGCGGTACATCGAGCACATGCTCGCGTACACCGGGGGCAACGTCGCGCGGGCGGCGGCCCACGCCGGCGTCGCGCGCCGTTACTTTCAGATTCTCAAGGCGCGTCGCGTGGGCGGCCAATAG